The window GCGGGCCAGGGCACAGATCACTGGCCCCTTCACTTCCTGCCCGATCGCCTTCACCGCCTCGAAATCCCCTGGCGACGCCACCGGAAACCCGGCCTCTATGATGTCGACCCTGAGGCGCGCCAACTGGCGGGCAATCTCCAGCTTTTCCGCCGGAGTCAGGCTCACTCCGGGCGACTGCTCACCGTCCCGCAAGGTGGTGTCAAATATCAACACACGTCTTTCCACCTGCCACCCCTCCTGAATCGTTAGCAGTCCCATCAATACAAAGAACCCGAAGAGGCATGGATCCTTCCGAACAGGAACCTGCCGCTCGGGTCTTTTGTACCCACGGTGTACCCGGGAGGGCACCTCCTGGCCCCTGCTCCCGGGCCGATACCGCTTGGTCGCTGGCCACCCGGACCACGACGCCGGATGCGGAACCCTAGGTATCCTTCCTGCGACCTCGTGTGGTGCTTTTGACTAAGCCATATACGACGTCGCTGTCAGGATTCCTCCTGCGCCTGGGCACGAACTTCGCCGACGGCGCGCGCCAGGGCTGCCTCGATGCCGGCCGGGTTGCGCCCCCCGGCTTCCGCCATGTGGGCTTTGCCCCCACCACCCCCGCCCACCAGGGGAGCCAGGGACTTGATCAGGCGGCCGGCGTGCACGCCCCGCCCGGCCAGGTCGGGGCTGACCATGGCCAGCAGATACGCGCGGCCTTCTTCCTCGGCCCCCAGGATCACGACCCCGGACCCCAGGCTGTCCCGCACGGCATCACCCAGGGTGCGCATGGCCTGCCGATCGGGGAGCGGGCAGCGAGCCGCCACCACCTTGATCCCGTCAACATCCACGGCCCCGGATGCCAGCAGCTTCGCCTCGCGGCCCAGCAGGGAGGCCTGCAGGGAGTCGATGCGCCGCTGGGCAGCAGCCACTTCCTGACGCAGTTCGGCGACCCGGGCGGGAAGCTTCTGGGGAGGAACCCCCAGAGGTCCGGCGGACTCTACCAGGAGTTCTTCCTGGCGCCGGGACCAGGCCAGAGCGGCCCTCCCCGCCACCGCCTCCACCCTCCGCACACCCGCCCCCACCGCCGAGGAGGAGGTGAGGCGGAACATCCCCACCTGCCCGGTAGAACGCACATGGGTGCCGCCGCACAGTTCAAGGCTGAAATCCCCCATGCGCACGACCCGCACCGTGTCCCCGTACTTTTCTCCGAAGAGAGCCACCGCCCCCATGGCCATGGCCTCTTCCCGGGAAGTGAACAGTACCTCCACGGGGAGGTCGGCCATCACCTGCTCGTTCACCAGGTCTTCCACCTGGCGCAGCTGGGCCGGGGTTGGGGCCTCATAGTGTACGAAGTCGAAGCGCAGGCGGTCGGGTGCCACCAGGGAGCCGGCCTGAGTGGCATGGCTGCCCAGCACCTGCCGCAGGGCCCGGTGCAGGAGGTGAGTGGCCGTGTGGTGACGGGCGGTATCCAGGCGGCGGTCCCCATCCACCCGCGCCCGCACCCGGTCTCCCACCCGCAGGGAGCCCCGCTCCACCTCTACCAGGTGCAGGATGCGGCCCCCGGGAGTGCGCTGGACATCCAGCACGCCGGCGGTCATGGCCCCGTGCTCCAATTCGCCCGTATCTGCCACCTGCCCGCCCGCCTCGGCGTAAAACGGCGTCCGGTCGAGCAGCACCCGCGCCCGCCCGCCCGCGGGCACCTCATTGAGCAGCCTGTCCCGCCCGAGAGCCTCATTTCCCTGGCCCGCGGCGGGCTCGATCGCCCGGCTCTGTGCCGCCTGGACCGGCCCGCGTTCCGCCGGCCCAGCCGTCCACCCGTCGGCTTCGCCGGGCGGCAGGAGGGCGAGCACCACCGCCTCTTCCTCCAGGCGGTCATATCCGACGAAATCCGTCGCCGGATACTGGGAGAGGAGCATGTCCAGCGGGGAACCGATGTCCCACCCCTCGACCGCTCGCGCCGCCCGCGCCCTCTCCCGCTGCTCCTCCATGGCCTGCTCGAACCCTTCCCGGTCCAGACCCAGGCCGTGTTCCGAGGCGATGTCGGCGGTCAGGTCGGGCGGGAACCCGTAGGTGTCGTACAGGAGGAAGGCATCCCGCCCGGGCAGCCTGTCCAATCCCTTCTCCTTTGCCGCCGCCACCAGTTCCAGGGCCCGCGCCGTGCCTTCGGCCAGGGTCTGGCGGAAGCGTTCCTCTTCGGCGCGCAGCACGCCGGCCACCTGGGCGGCGGCGGCCCGTAGGTGGACGTAGGGATCCCCCATGATGTCCACCACCACCGGCACCAACCGGTGCAGGAAGGGTTCGCCGATGCCCAGAGACTGCCCGTAACGCACCGCGCGACGCAAAAGTCGCCTTATCACGTACCCCCGCCCTTCGTTGGAGGGCAACACCCCCTCGGCCACCGCAAAGGCGATGGCCCGCAGGTGGTCGGCTATCACCCGCATGGCCACGTCGTCCGCTTCGCTGGCTCCGTACCGTTTGCCCGCCAGCCGCGCCGCCTCGTTCACTAAGGGGAAGAGCAGGTCGCTCTCAAAGTTGGAGCTAACCCCCTGCATCACGGAGGCGATGCGCTCCAGACCCATCCCGGTATCGATGTTCTTGCGGGGCAGGGGAACATACTCGCCGTTTTCCAGGTGGTTGAACTGGCTGAACACCAGGTTCCACAACTCCAGGTACCGTGAGCACTCGCACCCCGGCCGGCAGTCGGGCGACCCACATCCGAAGGCCGGTCCCCGGTCGATGTAGATTTCCGAGCAGGGTCCGCACGGGCCGGGGCCGATATCCCAGAAGTTGGTCTCGTCGTCCACCACCCTTTCGCGCGGCAACCCCACGTCCCGGACCCATATCTGGCGAGCCTCGTCGTCGGTGGGGTGAACGCTGGCCCACAATTCCTGGCGCGGCAACCCCAGCACCCCGGTCAGGTACTCCCAGGCCCAGACGATGGCCTCCCGCTTGAAGTAGTCGCCGATCGAGAAGTTGCCCAGCATTTCGAACAGGGTGTGATGGCGCGGCGTGTGCCCCACGTTCTCGATGTCGGTCGTCCGTAAGGAGAGCTGACTGGATGCCAGCCGGCGCCGCGGGGGCTCCACCTTGCCCGCGAAGTACGGCTTGAGGGGCGCCACGCCGGCGTTGATCCACAGCAGCGTGGGGTCATCCCGCGGCACCAGCGGGGCACTATCCAGCACCAGATGATCTCGCGCCGCGAAGAAGTCCAGGAACTTCTGCCTCAACTCTCTTCCCGTCACCCTCATCTCCTCCTCTACTAGCTTTGCACGGCCGGGCTTCACACGGGGCTTTCGTCCCACTGGCGACAAAAAGGATCCCTCGCCCGCAGGGGCGAGGGATCGGTCGCGGTACCACCCTGTTCACCGCCGCGTCACCGCGACGGCCTCAGCGGGTGCGAGCGCACTCCGAGCCCCATCCCGGCGTCCTCGCGCGTCTCGGGATGCGCACCACCCTGT of the Bacillota bacterium genome contains:
- the alaS gene encoding alanine--tRNA ligase, translating into MRVTGRELRQKFLDFFAARDHLVLDSAPLVPRDDPTLLWINAGVAPLKPYFAGKVEPPRRRLASSQLSLRTTDIENVGHTPRHHTLFEMLGNFSIGDYFKREAIVWAWEYLTGVLGLPRQELWASVHPTDDEARQIWVRDVGLPRERVVDDETNFWDIGPGPCGPCSEIYIDRGPAFGCGSPDCRPGCECSRYLELWNLVFSQFNHLENGEYVPLPRKNIDTGMGLERIASVMQGVSSNFESDLLFPLVNEAARLAGKRYGASEADDVAMRVIADHLRAIAFAVAEGVLPSNEGRGYVIRRLLRRAVRYGQSLGIGEPFLHRLVPVVVDIMGDPYVHLRAAAAQVAGVLRAEEERFRQTLAEGTARALELVAAAKEKGLDRLPGRDAFLLYDTYGFPPDLTADIASEHGLGLDREGFEQAMEEQRERARAARAVEGWDIGSPLDMLLSQYPATDFVGYDRLEEEAVVLALLPPGEADGWTAGPAERGPVQAAQSRAIEPAAGQGNEALGRDRLLNEVPAGGRARVLLDRTPFYAEAGGQVADTGELEHGAMTAGVLDVQRTPGGRILHLVEVERGSLRVGDRVRARVDGDRRLDTARHHTATHLLHRALRQVLGSHATQAGSLVAPDRLRFDFVHYEAPTPAQLRQVEDLVNEQVMADLPVEVLFTSREEAMAMGAVALFGEKYGDTVRVVRMGDFSLELCGGTHVRSTGQVGMFRLTSSSAVGAGVRRVEAVAGRAALAWSRRQEELLVESAGPLGVPPQKLPARVAELRQEVAAAQRRIDSLQASLLGREAKLLASGAVDVDGIKVVAARCPLPDRQAMRTLGDAVRDSLGSGVVILGAEEEGRAYLLAMVSPDLAGRGVHAGRLIKSLAPLVGGGGGGKAHMAEAGGRNPAGIEAALARAVGEVRAQAQEES